A segment of the Pseudomonas versuta genome:
GACCGAGCATTGACGGGTGTAGACATCGCACACCTCCATGGGGTGGGCATGCATGTAGCCGTAACTTTGCAGCAGCCACGCAATGCCACGGTTGTGTTGATTGGAATTGGCCTCGGACGTGTAAACCTCTTCGTTGACCGTCAGATCGCGTCCGGCAAAAGCGTTGTAAGTCGCCTGGATGTGATCCCAGCGAGCCTGTGCCGTATCGGCCCTAATCAGGCTGACCGTGGCCATCGCCCCGGCATTTACAAAGGGATTGAGCGGTCGGCCTTTATGCAGTTCCAGAGCGACAACCGAGTTGAAGGGCTCGCCCGTCGGATCGCAACCGATTTTGCTGCGCAAGGCTTGGGGCCCCACCTCATCCAGCACATGGGCTAGGGTGAAAACCTTGGAAATCGATTCGATGGCGAACGCGTAACCGGTGTCTCCCGCCTCGGCATGGGAGCCATCACAAAACATGATGCTGATACCGAATAAATGGGATGGAACATCCGCCAGGTAGGGGATGTAGCTGGCGTTCTTGCCGTGGTGGTTGCTGGCAAATCGCTGCAGGGCCTCGTTTACCGCCTGTATGACATTGCTGTCGACGGTCGTGGGTGTGTGTTTCATCGCGCTCGCTCCGTGAGTGCTTTATGGAACGAGGGACTATAGGACGGAAACTTGAGACCCGCCCGACCCGCAGAGGCGAAACCCGAAGGCTTGTCTATGCTGGCTGGGTCATTGCTGAGTCAGTCGAAAGGGAGGTCGGCCCAGTAGCTGTTTCATTACTCAAGGAGAGTTCACATGGCACTGCACCGCATCAAACGTAACAAGGATACCGATCCAGTCTTTGGCTCTTCGGCCCTGGCCCACGCTGCCGCGATCAAGCTCTTCCCGGAGTCCGAGCAGGCGGCGCGGGAGGTTTACCAGCTGGTCCATGACGAGTTGTATCTGGACGGCAACGCCCGCCAGAACCTCGCCACCTTCTGCCAGACCTGGGAGGAAGACGAAGTCCACAAGCTGATGGACTTGTCCATCGACAAGAACATGATCGACAAGGATGAGTATCCGCAGTCGGCCGAGCTGGAGAACCGATGCATCCACATGCTGGCCGACCTGTGGCATTCGCCTGCTGCGGCCAGCACCCTGGGCACCTCGACCGTCGGTTCCAGCGAGGCCTGCATGCTCAGTGGCCTGGCTGCGCTGTGGCGCTGGCGTGCAGTACGCAAAGCCGCCGGCAAGCCGACTTCAACCCCAAATATGGTGTGCGGCCCGGTGCAGGTCTGCTGGCATAAATTCGCCCGTTATTGGGACATTGAGATCCGTGAAGTGCCGATGTCGGAAGGTCATTGGTTTATGACTCCCGAAGACATGCTTGAGCGGGTCGATGACAATACCATCGTGGTGGTCCCGACCTTCGGTCAGACCTTTACCGGTCTGTACGAAACGGTATTGCCATTGTCAGATGCTCTGGATGATCTGGAAAAACGCACCGGCCTGAGCGTTGATATTCACGTTGACGGTGCCAGTGGCGCGATGCTGGCGCCGTTCTGTGCCCCCGATATTTTGTGGGACTTCCGTGTACCGCGGGTCAAGTCCATCAGCACCTCCGGCCACAAGTTCGGGCTGGCCCCGCTGGGCGCGGGTTGGGTCGTTTGGCGCGATGCGAAGGAATTACCGGAAGGCCTGATTTTTCACGTCAACTACCTGGGTGGCGACATGCCCACTTTCGCCCTGAACTTCTCCCGGCCGGCCGGGCAGATTATTGCCCAGTACTACAACTTCTTGCGCCTGGGGCGTGAGGGTTATGAGCGTATTCATTCGGCGTGTTACGAGACAGCGCAATTTCTGGCCCGGGAGCTGGTCAAGGTCGGCCCGTTCGAGATGCTCTACAACGGTGACCCGCAGTTGGGGATTCCGGCCCTGACCTGGCGTTTGAAGCCCGGTGCAAAAACCAATTACTCACTCTACGACCTGGCAGATCGCCTGCGCATACGCGGTTGGTTGGTGCCAGCCTATAGCTTGCCTGCCAACGTAGAAAACGTCGTGGTGCAGCGGATTTTGGTGAAGCAGGGGATGTCGATCGACATGGCCAAATTACTGTTGGCCGACTTTACGCGTGATATTCAGTTCTTCGATGAGCATCAGCCCCACGGCTTTAAAGGCCGTGAGGCTGAAGCAGGTAATCACGCCGGGCGCTAAACCCTGGCTACTGTAGGAGCGAGCTTGCTCGCGAGCTGTTCGAAAAAGCTCTAGAGCAAGCTCGCTCCTGCAGGATTTGTGGAGGTCAGTGCAGTTTCAGGCGTGGCTCGGTACCACGTCCGATCCTGCTGCCGAGCATCAGCATCAAGGTGCGGAACGTCCCGTACAGCGCCATTTGGTGCATGCGGTACAGCGAGATGTAAAACATCCGGGCCAGCCAGCCTTCCAGCATCACGGTTCCCATCAGGCTACCCATCAAGTTACCCACAGCCGAAAAACTCGACAGTGAAATGAGCGAGCCGTAATCGCGGTAGTGATAATCAGGCAGCTGTGACTTGCCTTCAATCCGCAATTTTAACGACTTGGCCAGCAGCGAAGCTTGTTGATGAGCCGCCTGGGCACGTGGCGGAACCATCTTGTCGGTACCGGGTTGCGGGCAGGCAGCGCAATCGCCAAAGGCAAAAATGTTGTCATCGCGGCTGGTTTGTAGCGTGGGGCGAACCACCAGCTGGTTGATGCGATTGGTTTCAAGCCCGGCAATCTCATGCAGAAAACCTGGTGCGCGAATACCTGCGGCCCAAACCTTCAGGCTTGCAGGAATCACCTGACCATCCTTGGTAATCAAGCTGTCAGCAGTCACTTCGCTCACCGCTGAGTTGGTCAGAACGGTAACCCCGAGCTTCTCCAGGGTTTTATGCACAGGTCCGCCAATGCGTTCCGGCAATGCGGGTAAAACCCGTGGTCCGGCTTCGATCAGGGTGATGTGCATGTTTTCGGGCTTGATGCGGTCCAGGCCGTAAGCCGCCAATTCGTGTGCAGCGTTATGCAGTTCGGCCGCCAGCTCAACCCCGGTCGCACCTGCGCCGACGATGGCCACGCTGATCTGCTCGACCACGTCGGTTTGTCCGGCATGTGCACGCAGATAGTGGTTAAGCAATTGCTGATGAAAGCGCTCGGCTTGCTTGCGGGTGTCCAGAAACAGGCAATGCTCAGCCGCGCCCTTGGTCCCGAAATCGTTGGTGGTGCTGCCCACTGCAATCACCAGCGTGTCGTAGCCCAGCTCTCGTGCAGGTACCAGTTCCTGGCCATCTTCATCGAGGGTTGCCGACAATGAGATCTTTTTCCCTTCACGATCTAGCCCGCTCATGCGGCCGAGCTGAAACTCGAAGTGGTTCCATTTGGCCTGGGCGACGTAATTGAGTTCGTCTTCCGAAGAGTTCAGCGATCCGGCCGCGACCTCATGCAGCAGTGGTTTCCAGATATGGGTCAGGTTGGTATCGACCAGCATCACGCTGGCTTTACCACGTTTGCCCAGAGTCTTGCCCAGGCGGGTCGCCAACTCCAGTCCGCCGGCGCCGCCGCCGACGATAACAATACGATGGGTCATAGGTATCACTCACAAGGCTTAAAAAATTCTGTGGTTCAGTGACCCGGGCGAGCGCAATGCAGCTCAAAGCACCAGATAACTCAGGAGGCGGCTCAACAGGCCCATGCCAATCACCACGATCACTACCACCCCAAGGAGCAGCAAGGGCCGGAAAGGCCGGCGCTCAACCTGGTTTTGTGGCAGCAGCAGATACTCTTCGACATGCTTTTGATCATCCGGGTTCAGGCGGCTGGACATATTTGTGGCCTCGTCAGATAGACGTTGCGGGAGGTGTAAAAGCTACAGCGGTGAATCAACCGGGATTAAAAGGAGCATAGCCGCTGGGCAGCAATGGCTCGACCCGCAGTTCGTCGTCTAGACGAATGATCCCGCTTTCGATTACCCGGGCGGTGATCCCGCCGTGGCCACGCACTGCCTGAAAAGTGCCAGGGCCCAGACGTTGTTCCAGCCTGGCACAGGGCTGGCACCAGCCGGTGGTCTCGAAAATGGCCTGGCCAATCCTGAAGCGCCGGCCTTTGAGGCTGAACAGATTGATCCCGCTGACCATCAGGTTGCGCCGCAGATCCCGGGCCACTACCGGTTGGTCTTGCGGGCGCCCCATCAACGAGTTGATGACGGCCAGATGTTCCCACTGAATCAGCGTCACTTGCCGGGCATTGCGGGGCCCGGGGCGTGCATGATCGCCAGTCAGCCCGGCTTCGCGGCGGGCTTCCACGGCGTCGAGTTCCAGCATGTCTGCGCGGGACTCGGGGCGTACGCCGATCCACCGCACGCGGCCGGTTTGCGGTACGTCGGCAAGCAGTTCCTGCAGCGGGCTCACAGGCTGATCCCGACATCGAAAATAATGCTGCGGCCCAGGTTATTGCGCAAAAAGTCCGGCGCATCCGGCTGTGCAAACAACACCCGGGCAAAGGTCGGGCCGACCAGTGACAGTGAGCGCCATCCCATGCGCAAGTATTCGGTCGGGGGCGGGAAGTGGCTGTTAAGGTCCAG
Coding sequences within it:
- the glsA gene encoding glutaminase A, which produces MKHTPTTVDSNVIQAVNEALQRFASNHHGKNASYIPYLADVPSHLFGISIMFCDGSHAEAGDTGYAFAIESISKVFTLAHVLDEVGPQALRSKIGCDPTGEPFNSVVALELHKGRPLNPFVNAGAMATVSLIRADTAQARWDHIQATYNAFAGRDLTVNEEVYTSEANSNQHNRGIAWLLQSYGYMHAHPMEVCDVYTRQCSVAITCHDLVTMGVALANGGVNPLTGKRVVAAKNVAPILSEMTLNGLYDTTGDWYYKVGLPGKSGVGGGILAVVPGVCAIAAFAPPLDVAGNSVRGQLAAEYLSRTLNLSLLH
- a CDS encoding MOSC domain-containing protein, which encodes MSPLQELLADVPQTGRVRWIGVRPESRADMLELDAVEARREAGLTGDHARPGPRNARQVTLIQWEHLAVINSLMGRPQDQPVVARDLRRNLMVSGINLFSLKGRRFRIGQAIFETTGWCQPCARLEQRLGPGTFQAVRGHGGITARVIESGIIRLDDELRVEPLLPSGYAPFNPG
- a CDS encoding glutamate decarboxylase → MALHRIKRNKDTDPVFGSSALAHAAAIKLFPESEQAAREVYQLVHDELYLDGNARQNLATFCQTWEEDEVHKLMDLSIDKNMIDKDEYPQSAELENRCIHMLADLWHSPAAASTLGTSTVGSSEACMLSGLAALWRWRAVRKAAGKPTSTPNMVCGPVQVCWHKFARYWDIEIREVPMSEGHWFMTPEDMLERVDDNTIVVVPTFGQTFTGLYETVLPLSDALDDLEKRTGLSVDIHVDGASGAMLAPFCAPDILWDFRVPRVKSISTSGHKFGLAPLGAGWVVWRDAKELPEGLIFHVNYLGGDMPTFALNFSRPAGQIIAQYYNFLRLGREGYERIHSACYETAQFLARELVKVGPFEMLYNGDPQLGIPALTWRLKPGAKTNYSLYDLADRLRIRGWLVPAYSLPANVENVVVQRILVKQGMSIDMAKLLLADFTRDIQFFDEHQPHGFKGREAEAGNHAGR
- a CDS encoding DUF3094 family protein, with the protein product MSSRLNPDDQKHVEEYLLLPQNQVERRPFRPLLLLGVVVIVVIGMGLLSRLLSYLVL
- a CDS encoding NAD(P)/FAD-dependent oxidoreductase, coding for MTHRIVIVGGGAGGLELATRLGKTLGKRGKASVMLVDTNLTHIWKPLLHEVAAGSLNSSEDELNYVAQAKWNHFEFQLGRMSGLDREGKKISLSATLDEDGQELVPARELGYDTLVIAVGSTTNDFGTKGAAEHCLFLDTRKQAERFHQQLLNHYLRAHAGQTDVVEQISVAIVGAGATGVELAAELHNAAHELAAYGLDRIKPENMHITLIEAGPRVLPALPERIGGPVHKTLEKLGVTVLTNSAVSEVTADSLITKDGQVIPASLKVWAAGIRAPGFLHEIAGLETNRINQLVVRPTLQTSRDDNIFAFGDCAACPQPGTDKMVPPRAQAAHQQASLLAKSLKLRIEGKSQLPDYHYRDYGSLISLSSFSAVGNLMGSLMGTVMLEGWLARMFYISLYRMHQMALYGTFRTLMLMLGSRIGRGTEPRLKLH